The following are encoded together in the Citrus sinensis cultivar Valencia sweet orange chromosome 1, DVS_A1.0, whole genome shotgun sequence genome:
- the LOC102618955 gene encoding pentatricopeptide repeat-containing protein At4g15720, with protein sequence MKKSLTRNLIFTLAASSLTRQNKRSSCHTKAHFIQQLQECKHLISLASVHSEILKSGFLSNTFTLNHLINCYVRLKKTQVARQLFDEMLEPNVVSYTSLMAGYINMGQPQIALLLFQKMLGNLVWPNEFTFATVIKACSMLADLITGKQIHTHIETFGFQYNLVVGSSLVDMYGKCNDVDGARRVFDLMGCRNVVSWTSIIVAHAQNAQGHEALEMFREFNYQSRDRPNQHMLASVINACASLGRLVSGKVAHGVVVRSGSEFNDVVASALVDMYAKCGCVNYSEKVFNRISNPSVVTYTSMIVGAAKYGLGRFSLDLFNKMISRGIKPNDVTFVGVLHACSHSGLVDEGIQHLDSMYRKYGIIPDAKHYTCVVDMLGRTGRLDEAYKLAKSIQVDPDGGPLLWGTLLSASRLHGRVDIAVEASNQLIESNQQVANAYVTLSNTYALAGEWENVHSLRSEMKRTGIHKEPGCSWVEIRDQTYAFYAGNALFERGSEVLSLLRELERKMKERGYVGGKTGLVFVDVEDEAREEIVGLHSERLALAFGLISIPKGITIRIMKNLRMCRDCHDVFKLISDIVERDFVVRDVNRFHHFRNGSCSCGDFW encoded by the coding sequence ATGAAAAAGTCGTTGACCCGGAATCTCATTTTTACCCTTGCCGCCTCTTCTCTTACCCGCCAAAATAAACGGTCTTCTTGTCACACCAAAGCCCATTTCATTCAGCAGCTTCAAGAATGTAAACACTTGATTTCCTTAGCCTCAGTACACTCAGAAATATTGAAATCTGGGTTTTTAAGTAACACTTTTACCCTTAATCATCTCATAAATTGCTATGTAAGGCTTAAAAAAACCCAGGTTGCTCGTCAATTATTCGACGAAATGCTTGAACCGAATGTTGTGTCTTATACTTCACTTATGGCTGGCTACATTAACATGGGTCAACCCCAAATTGCCCTTTTGCTCTTTCAAAAAATGCTTGGAAACTTGGTTTGGCCTAATGAGTTTACTTTTGCGACAGTGATCAAAGCGTGTTCTATGCTCGCGGATCTTATAACGGGAAAGCAGATTCACACCCATATTGAAACTTTTGGGTTTCAATATAACCTTGTGGTTGGTTCTTCACTTGTTGACATGTATGGAAAATGCAATGATGTTGATGGAGCAAGGCGGGTTTTTGATTTGATGGGTTGTAGGAATGTTGTTTCTTGGACTTCGATCATTGTAGCTCATGCACAGAATGCTCAAGGCCATGAAGCGCTAGAAATGTTTAGAGAATTCAATTATCAGTCGAGGGATCGTCCAAATCAGCATATGTTGGCTAGTGTGATTAATGCTTGTGCAAGTTTAGGTAGATTAGTTTCTGGGAAGGTTGCGCATGGGGTGGTGGTCCGCAGTGGTTCTGAGTTTAATGATGTGGTTGCAAGCGCACTTGTTGACATGTATGCCAAATGTGGATGTGTTAATTATTCTGAAAAGGTCTTCAATAGAATATCAAACCCTTCTGTGGTAACCTACACTTCAATGATTGTAGGTGCGGCAAAATATGGCCTTGGGAGATTCTCACTTGATTTGTTCAACAAGATGATTTCAAGAGGAATAAAACCCAATGATGTCACATTTGTCGGTGTACTACATGCTTGTAGCCATTCAGGACTAGTGGATGAAGGCATTCAGCACTTGGACTCGATGTATCGAAAGTACGGAATCATACCTGATGCAAAGCATTATACATGTGTCGTTGATATGCTTGGCAGAACTGGCCGTCTTGACGAGGCCTACAAGCTAGCCAAATCTATACAAGTTGATCCTGATGGAGGCCCTCTCTTATGGGGCACCCTTCTCTCGGCTAGTAGGCTTCATGGACGGGTAGATATTGCAGTTGAAGCTAGTAACCAGCTAATAGAATCCAATCAACAAGTAGCAAATGCTTATGTCACATTGTCAAACACCTATGCATTAGCTGGGGAATGGGAAAATGTTCATAGTCTTCGCTCTGAAATGAAGCGAACAGGGATTCACAAAGAACCCGGCTGTAGTTGGGTTGAAATTAGGGATCAAACCTACGCATTCTATGCTGGTAATGCATTGTTTGAAAGAGGGAGCGAGGttttgagtttgttgagagAACTCGAACGGAAAATGAAGGAAAGAGGGTATGTAGGAGGGAAGACTGGGTTGGTATTTGTTGACGTGGAAGATGAGGCAAGAGAGGAAATAGTGGGTCTGCACAGTGAGAGATTGGCCTTGGCTTTTGGGTTAATAAGTATACCAAAAGGCATCACCATTAGAATAATGAAGAACTTGAGAATGTGTAGGGATTGTCACGACGTTTTCAAACTGATTAGTGACATTGTTGAGAGAGATTTTGTAGTGAGAGATGTTAATAGATTTCATCACTTTAGAAATGGGTCCTGCTCTTGCGGGGATTTTTGGTGA
- the LOC102625494 gene encoding protein SRG1 has protein sequence MAPVPTFPVKVGQIDDVQELRKVEPSTIPERFVRDLTERPSSLATALSPPAGIPIINLSKLMKGNHDEFHNEILNLATACEEWGFFQVIDHGIELNLLENIEKVAKDFFMLPLEEKKKYPMLPGTVQGYGQAFVFSENQKLDWCNMFALGVEPHFIRNPKLWPAKPAEFSETLETYSRDVRKLCQCLLKYVAISLGLKAETFEEMFGVAVQAVRMNYYPPCPRPDLVLGLSPHSDGSALTVLQQGKGSSVGLQILKNNTWVPVQPIPNALVINVGDTIEVLTNGRYKSVEHRAVTHKEKDRLSIVTFYAPSYEVELGPMPELVNENNPCKYRRYNHGEYSKHYVTNKLQGKKTMEFAKIQTQNST, from the exons ATGGCTCCAGTACCAACTTTTCCCGTCAAAGTTGGTCAAATAGATGATGTTCAAGAGCTGAGAAAAGTCGAACCTAGCACAATTCCTGAAAGATTTGTTAGAGACTTGACTGAAAGGCCATCGTCACTGGCTACAGCTCTTTCTCCACCTGCTGGCATTCCCATCATCAACCTCTCAAAACTCATGAAGGGCAACCACGATGAATTTcacaatgaaattttaaacctCGCAACTGCCTGCGAAGAGTGGGGATTCTTTCAG GTGATTGACCATGGGATTGAACTGAACTTACTCGAGAACATAGAGAAGGTGGCCAAAGATTTTTTCATGCTACCtttagaagagaaaaagaagtacCCCATGCTACCAGGGACAGTTCAAGGATATGGGCAAGCTTTTGTGTTCTCGGAGAACCAAAAACTTGATTGGTGCAACATGTTTGCCCTTGGTGTCGAGCCTCACTTTATCAGGAACCCAAAACTCTGGCCAGCAAAGCCAGCTGAGTTcag TGAAACTCTAGAGACTTACTCAAGAGATGTGAGAAAACTTTGCCAGTGTCTGCTCAAGTACGTAGCAATAAGCCTTGGCTTGAAAGCAGAAACTTTTGAAGAAATGTTTGGGGTTGCTGTGCAGGCTGTGAGGATGAACTACTACCCACCATGTCCAAGACCTGACCTTGTATTGGGTCTTAGCCCTCATTCAGATGGCAGTGCCCTCACAGTTTTGCAGCAAGGAAAGGGCAGCTCAGTAGgacttcaaattttgaaaaataacacTTGGGTTCCTGTGCAGCCTATTCCAAATGCACTTGTGATCAACGTCGGGGACACCATAGAG GTTCTTACAAATGGGAGATACAAAAGTGTTGAGCACAGGGCAGTGacacataaagaaaaagacagGCTTTCAATCGTCACATTCTATGCTCCAAGTTATGAAGTGGAGCTGGGACCAATGCCTGAGCTAGTGAATGAGAACAATCCATGCAAATATAGAAGATACAATCATGGAGAGTACAGTAAACATTACGTGACTAACAAGTTGCAAGGCAAAAAGACAATGGAATTTGCCAAGATTCAAACTCAAAACTCTACTTGA